The following proteins are encoded in a genomic region of Bradyrhizobium sp. SK17:
- a CDS encoding LLM class flavin-dependent oxidoreductase, with protein MRPLEFGWYLPTHGDTTAYGLMEAQVAGSPELCERVVAAAEAAGFEYLLIPVGSVCWEAWITGAFMAARSARIKPLIAARPGYINPVLMAKMISTFDQMSGGRICINLIAGQNESEVEAEGVRYAKEERYALMEEEVSILKALWTTRGPVNFQGRFHTISGAHIRPRPLQQPFPKFYLGGGSRQAWEVSARHSDVHLFWGDLPERIADNIAEIRQMARAHDREDAIGFGMRLQVICRENEADAWEAADQLVRHATERQRQEMKTLYVRSEANQRVQQLARDYGDLLMPHLWTGITKVRPGAGIAVVGNPEQCAVTLQQFIDAGCHSFCLSGYLHDEEAERFGRLVRPILAANNRGRLAA; from the coding sequence ATGCGTCCGCTGGAGTTTGGCTGGTATCTGCCCACGCATGGTGACACCACGGCCTATGGGCTGATGGAGGCGCAGGTCGCCGGCTCGCCGGAACTCTGCGAGCGTGTGGTCGCGGCTGCGGAAGCGGCCGGTTTCGAATATCTGCTGATTCCGGTCGGCTCGGTGTGCTGGGAGGCCTGGATCACGGGCGCCTTCATGGCGGCGCGCTCGGCGCGGATCAAGCCGCTGATCGCAGCGCGGCCCGGCTACATCAACCCGGTGCTGATGGCCAAGATGATCTCGACCTTCGACCAGATGTCGGGCGGGCGGATCTGCATCAACCTGATCGCCGGCCAGAACGAGAGCGAGGTCGAGGCCGAAGGCGTGCGCTACGCCAAGGAGGAGCGCTACGCGCTGATGGAGGAGGAGGTCTCGATCCTGAAGGCGCTGTGGACGACGCGCGGGCCGGTGAATTTCCAGGGCAGGTTTCACACCATCTCCGGCGCCCATATCAGGCCGCGCCCGTTGCAGCAGCCGTTTCCGAAATTCTATCTCGGCGGCGGCTCGCGGCAGGCCTGGGAGGTCTCGGCCAGGCATTCCGACGTCCATCTGTTCTGGGGCGATCTGCCGGAGCGCATCGCCGACAACATCGCCGAGATCAGGCAGATGGCGCGGGCGCATGACCGCGAGGATGCGATCGGCTTCGGCATGCGGCTCCAGGTGATCTGCCGGGAAAACGAGGCCGATGCCTGGGAGGCCGCCGATCAATTGGTGCGTCACGCCACCGAGCGGCAGAGGCAGGAGATGAAGACGCTCTACGTCAGGTCGGAGGCCAACCAGCGCGTGCAGCAACTCGCGCGCGACTATGGCGACCTGCTGATGCCGCATCTGTGGACCGGGATCACCAAGGTGCGGCCCGGCGCCGGCATCGCCGTGGTAGGCAATCCCGAACAATGCGCCGTGACCTTGCAGCAGTTCATCGATGCCGGCTGCCACTCATTCTGCCTGTCCGGCTATCTGCACGACGAGGAAGCCGAGCGGTTTGGCCGCCTGGTCCGCCCGATCCTCGCTGCGAACAATCGCGGGCGGCTCGCCGCCTGA
- a CDS encoding site-specific integrase — protein sequence MATIRKLRGRWQAQVRRRGVPPRAKSFNSKTEAERWARDLEAEADRSGWVADTRAAEKTTLKELLMRYRDEVTPGKRGVASERARINTIVRCPIGHRTLAKLTSSDVATYRDERLKLVAPATIVRELNTISHAIEIATREWGLWLPRNPVKLVRRPPVPRGRTRRLKEGEEDALLAACDRGRTPLLKPLIVLAIETGMRRGELLDLLWENVDLKRAVAHLPLTKNGDSRDVPLSRRAVETLHRLRARGPEVERVFPMTGNAVRLAFEHLRVRAGMSDFHFHDLRHEAISRLFEKGLNIAEVSAISGHRELKMLQRYTHLRAVDLVARLG from the coding sequence ATGGCGACGATTCGAAAACTCAGGGGGCGATGGCAGGCGCAGGTGCGTCGCCGAGGCGTCCCTCCCCGTGCCAAGTCATTCAACAGCAAGACTGAGGCAGAGCGCTGGGCACGCGACCTCGAAGCGGAAGCCGACCGGTCAGGCTGGGTCGCTGATACACGCGCTGCCGAGAAGACGACGCTGAAAGAGCTCCTGATGCGTTACCGCGACGAGGTGACACCTGGCAAGCGTGGGGTCGCGTCCGAGAGAGCGCGGATCAATACAATTGTGCGCTGCCCCATAGGGCATCGAACATTAGCCAAGCTAACCAGCTCGGACGTCGCAACTTATCGCGACGAGCGTCTCAAATTAGTCGCTCCGGCAACCATCGTCAGAGAATTGAATACGATCAGCCATGCGATAGAGATCGCGACCCGCGAGTGGGGACTTTGGTTACCCCGCAATCCCGTGAAGCTCGTCCGACGTCCGCCAGTCCCTCGAGGACGCACGCGTCGCCTTAAGGAGGGCGAGGAAGATGCGCTCTTGGCTGCTTGCGATCGCGGGCGCACCCCGCTGCTTAAGCCGCTCATCGTTCTCGCTATCGAGACTGGCATGCGACGAGGTGAGTTGCTCGACTTGCTTTGGGAAAACGTGGACCTCAAGCGCGCTGTCGCGCATTTGCCTCTAACTAAAAATGGTGACAGCCGAGACGTCCCGCTATCGCGTCGCGCTGTCGAAACCTTGCACCGCCTTCGCGCTAGAGGTCCTGAGGTTGAGCGGGTGTTTCCTATGACCGGAAATGCCGTGCGACTCGCCTTTGAGCATCTCCGCGTCCGAGCGGGCATGTCCGACTTCCATTTCCACGATTTGCGCCATGAGGCGATCTCCCGGCTCTTTGAGAAGGGTCTCAACATCGCAGAGGTCAGCGCCATCTCGGGACATCGCGAGCTCAAAATGCTTCAGCGCTACACGCATCTGCGCGCGGTCGATCTCGTAGCTCGACTGGGTTAG
- a CDS encoding HEPN family nuclease, which translates to MTEYGVTVRHFAHRTRKNLMIIEKGAECAPTEHFEVTQLVNSAIGLLMFPQQEFVDSLPEWNLDELRRRGWPIPEIEHGEERTQNLRSLTRNMRNSFAHFNIDFRSDRGKIAGLYLWNKPEEKQPANWVCYICVADLRQLFEKFAQLMERLSRGSYSETGIKQIRSEIRNAAKGRR; encoded by the coding sequence ATGACCGAATATGGAGTTACCGTGCGGCACTTTGCGCACCGCACCCGGAAGAACTTAATGATCATCGAGAAGGGGGCCGAGTGTGCCCCTACCGAGCACTTTGAAGTTACGCAGCTGGTAAATTCGGCTATCGGATTGCTAATGTTCCCGCAGCAAGAGTTCGTTGATTCTCTTCCGGAATGGAATTTGGATGAACTAAGGCGGCGCGGCTGGCCGATTCCTGAAATTGAGCACGGCGAGGAAAGGACGCAGAATCTCCGAAGCCTCACTAGGAACATGCGCAACAGTTTTGCTCACTTCAATATTGATTTTAGGTCAGACCGAGGAAAAATTGCCGGCCTGTATCTTTGGAACAAGCCAGAAGAAAAGCAGCCAGCCAATTGGGTCTGCTACATCTGCGTTGCAGACCTGCGCCAGCTCTTTGAAAAGTTTGCGCAGCTGATGGAGCGCTTGTCTCGTGGGTCTTATTCTGAGACGGGTATCAAGCAGATCAGATCCGAGATTCGAAACGCTGCAAAGGGTAGGAGATAG